A stretch of Physeter macrocephalus isolate SW-GA chromosome 1, ASM283717v5, whole genome shotgun sequence DNA encodes these proteins:
- the LOC112061976 gene encoding 60S ribosomal protein L15-like produces MGAYKYIQQLWRKKQSDVMRFLLRVRCWQYRQLWALPRAPRPTRPDRARRLGYKAKQGYVVCQVRVRCGGRKRPVPKGATYGKPVHHGVNQLKLARSLQSVAEERAGCHCGALRVLNSYWVGEDSTYKFFEVILIDPFHKAIRRNPDTQWITKPVHKHREMRGLTSAGRKSRGLGKGYKFHHTIGGSRRAAWRRRNTLQLHRCR; encoded by the coding sequence ATGGGCGCGTACAAGTACATCCAGCAGCTGTGGAGGAAGAAGCAGTCGGACGTGATGCGCTTTCTGCTCAGGGTGCGCTGCTGGCAGTACCGCCAGCTCTGGGCGCTGCCCCGGGCTCCGCGCCCCACCCGGCCCGACAGGGCGCGTAGGCTGGGCTACAAGGCCAAACAAGGTTATGTGGTATGTCAGGTTCGCGTGCGCTGCGGTGGCCGCAAACGCCCGGTCCCGAAGGGCGCCACCTACGGCAAGCCCGTCCACCACGGCGTCAACCAGCTCAAGCTTGCCCGGAGCCTTCAGTCTGTTGCCGAGGAGCGAGCGGGATGCCACTGTGGGGCCCTGAGGGTCCTGAATTCTTACTGGGTGGGTGAAGATTCTACGTACAAATTTTTTGAGGTTATCCTCATTGATCCCTTCCATAAAGCTATCAGAAGAAACCCTGACACCCAGTGGATCACCAAACCAGTCCACAAGCACAGGGAGATGCGGGGGCTGACATCTGCAGGCAGGAAGAGCCGCGGCCTCGGCAAAGGCTACAAGTTCCACCACACGATCGGTGGTTCTCGCCGCGCAGCCTGGAGAAGGCGCAATACTCTCCAGCTCCACCGCTGCCGCTAA